From the Hordeum vulgare subsp. vulgare chromosome 1H, MorexV3_pseudomolecules_assembly, whole genome shotgun sequence genome, the window TTCATTCAACTGACTGTACAAAACCGAACCTGAGCAATCCCagtgaacaaatttgaaaacagagGAAGACACTTACTGTTGCTGCATGGCCAAGTCGAATGTCACTTCCGGGGGCTTAAGAGCCACAGCTTCAACGAAGTGAATGTTGGGATCACTGTCATCATCAAAGATTAGTTAGTACCAAGACGGATGATGCAAGGATACagccagaaaaaaggggaaaggcAATTACCCAGCCAGCTTCCTTGCAAGATAAAGGAATGGCTTCTCAAAGTTGTAGTTGCTCTTGGCAGAGATCTCATAATACTGCAGGTTCTTCTTCCTGTGGAATGTCACCTGCTTGGCCTTAACCTGCCTGTTCTTCACATCAACCTTGTTCCCGCACAGGACAATGGGAATGTTCTCACACACCCTGCAACATGTTAATATACAGACATCAGAACACCCTGCAACATGACATTGGTGAGGACAAAGGTGATTGCTTCAGAAGCAAACCTGCACAAGTCCCTGTGCCATGTAGGAACATTCTTGTAGGTCAGCCTtgaagtgacatcaaacatgattatCGCACACTGACCATGGATACTGCACAAATGATTAAAGAACAGCAGTGAGTCAACCATACATACAAACAGTAAGCTAAGCATTTTCCATTGCAGAACCGTAGTTAAAGCATAGGCATCAGCAGACACTTACTAGTATCCATCCCTAAGTCCACCAAACTTCTCTTGCCCAGCAGTGTCCCAGCAGTAGAATCGGATCTTTCCACAGTTAGTGGTGAAATCCAATGGGTGAACTTCAACACCAATGGTGGCTGCAAAGGGGAAAATTTGTTAAATTTCTTAGCCATGATACATGCCAAGCGGTAGAGGTGCACAAAAAGAAACTTTCAGACATACGTTCATATTTCTTCTCAAACTCTCCAGTGAGATGCCTCTTCACAAAAGTGGTTTTGCCTGCAAACAGATAACAGTATCAGAACCTCTGCTGTCACCGGGGGAGAAGAGTCACAAGACAAAGCAGGTAGCCAATATAGTAACAAGTGCAATTTGAAATATGGTATGGTAGGTCCATGCTTGATTAGAGAACATGATGCCCGAGGAGCCGATATAGCAGAATAAAAGCACTAATACAGTACAGAAACAAAACTATCGAGATATCAAGGGATTTTTCACTAGTAAGCACAGCTATTACTTCCATTGCACCTAAACACAATTCTAATAGGCAGACATTTTTATACTGGTGCATGAAAAATGAAACATTTCATAACCAGTCTTTGCCTATCAGTAATGTTTGATCTAATAATTCATAAAACACACACTCCGATGTTCAAATAATCCTTTTAATGCGTATAATCTGCTTGTAATTTTTCAATCTATATACAGTTGCTATAACTATTGGGGCAACTGCGTATAAGAACAGCCCTGTCTTGTTACGGAAACTGTTTCCTATTGGTAACATATATGATGTAAAAGCATCAAGACCTCATGATATAAATCCCTTCCGCAACTACCGACTCTGTTATCGGTGTGTTCCAAAACGGAAAGCATCGAAAACTGATTATCCCTTGCAAACGAATCGCGAAACCCTTTCGTGGCACGGATTACAATCAGCCCCGCAATCTGTACCACCTACTACAGCATCAG encodes:
- the LOC123451266 gene encoding GTP-binding nuclear protein Ran-2 translates to MALPNQNTVDYPSFKLVIVGDGGTGKTTFVKRHLTGEFEKKYEPTIGVEVHPLDFTTNCGKIRFYCWDTAGQEKFGGLRDGYYIHGQCAIIMFDVTSRLTYKNVPTWHRDLCRVCENIPIVLCGNKVDVKNRQVKAKQVTFHRKKNLQYYEISAKSNYNFEKPFLYLARKLAGDPNIHFVEAVALKPPEVTFDLAMQQQHEAELAAAAAQPLPDDDDDLIE